The following coding sequences lie in one Clarias gariepinus isolate MV-2021 ecotype Netherlands chromosome 27, CGAR_prim_01v2, whole genome shotgun sequence genomic window:
- the nme6 gene encoding nucleoside diphosphate kinase 6 codes for MSLSRLRCAKVLQLTLAIVKPDAVAHPLMLEALHQKILENNFVIIRRKDLIWRTCDSERFYAEHKGRFFYQRLVEFMSSGPMRAYILAGEDAVTHWRELMGPTKVYRAQYTSPRTIRAQYGLTDTRNTTHGSDSSESAEREIAFFFPEFSVQDWLEVEEPCFRAGRVEYDQQRQIHTALKHI; via the exons ATGAGTTTGTCACGCCTGCGATGCGCGAAGGTGCTGCAGCTCACTCTTGCGATTGTAAAACCGGACGCCGTCGCTCATCCTCTAATGCTGGAG GCACTTCATCAGAAAATTCTAGAGAACAACTTTGTCATCATTAGAAGGAAAGATCTTATCTGGAGGACATGTGATTCAGAGAGGTTTTATGCAGAGCATAAAG gacgGTTCTTCTACCAGCGACTAGTTGAATTCATGTCAAG TGGTCCAATGAGAGCTTACATCTTAGCAGGAGAGGATGCTGTTACTCACTGGCGGGAGTTGATGGGTCCTACTAAAGTGTATCGAGCACAGTACACGTCACCGAGGACCATTCGAGCGCAGTATGGTCTTACTGACACAAGAAACACAACACATGGCTCAG ATTCGTCAGAGTCAGCCGAAAGAGAGATTGCTTTCTTCTTTCCCGAGTTCAGTGTTCAGGACTGGTTAGAAGTGGAGGAGCCATGTTTTCGGGCAGGGCGTGTCGAATATGACCAGCAGAGACAAATCCATACTGCACTAAAACACATCTAA
- the baalcb gene encoding brain and acute leukemia cytoplasmic protein, translated as MGCGGSRTDALEPRYLESWTKETESTWLTSTDTDIPLSSIHNIPSETSSEVAFASDKTTNSDIFDDGLPAPAQAYLKVCSAMSEVSLNDVKSGSPHAILVSQEQEGLPSSPGTTLQKRSVVRTEEIWQDNRMSTKQVTITVTQSIRQVDKSGKIKEKTHTTFEVMKPRDCLKEPEAESVLK; from the exons ATGGGTTGTGGAGGCTCTAGGACAGATGCCTTGGAACCACGCTACCTGGAAAGCTGGACCAAAGAGACAGAATCTACTTGGCTGACCAGCACAGATACAGACATCCCACTGTCTTCAATCCACAACATCCCCTCAGAGACCTCTTCCGAGGTTGCGTTTGCATCAGATAAAACCACCAATTCTG ATATTTTCGATGATGGCCTACCAGCTCCTGCTCAGGCATACCTGAAGGTGTGTTCTGCCATGTCTGAAGTTAGTCTTAATGATGTGAAAAGTGGCAGTCCTCATGCTATATTGGTCTCCCAAGAACAGGAAGGGCTGCCCTCATCGCCAGGCACCACACTGCAGAAGAGAAGCGTTGTTCGCACTGAAGAGATT TGGCAGGACAACAGGATGTCCACTAAGCAGGTGACCATCACAGTAACTCAGAGTATTCGTCAAGTGGACAAGAGTGGGAAGATCAAAGAAAAAACTCACACTACTTTTGAGGTCATGAAACCTCGGGATTGTTTGAAGGAACCAGAAGCAGAATCTGTTCTGAAGTGA